From one Amycolatopsis sp. FDAARGOS 1241 genomic stretch:
- a CDS encoding elongation factor G-like protein EF-G2, with translation MADKQNRSTDTGAAVAVDDPAKVRNVVLVGPSGSGKTTLTEALLAASGTVPRAGSVVEGTTVCDHDPAAVRQQRSVGLSVAPVMHQGHKINLIDTPGYADFVGELRAGLRAADAALFVVCAAEGVDAATVAVWDECASVGMPRAVVVSRLDHHRADALAEIAACQAAFGAGVLPLYLPASEGLVGLITQRYFDYSAGYPPRVGEPDPADLDGLTEARNELIEGIIAESEDETLMERYLGGEEISEETLIADLETAVARGSFHPVIPVCATSGIGLAEVLDGIVRAFPSPLEHTPPGVTTPDGGEHGALTADPGGPLAAEVVRTAVDSYVGRVSLVRVFSGTLRPENAVHVSGHGLAERGHEDHDADERVAHLYSPLGSSLREVPFCVAGDLCALTKVGSAETGDTVSSPDDPLVMKPWRMPEPLLPVAIVAKTRSDEDTLSRNLSRLVAGDPTLRLDRNAETGQLVLWCMGEAHADVVLSRLRAGGAEVDTEPVRISLRSTFAKPARGHGRHVKQSGGHGQFAVCDIEVEPLPRGGGFEFVDKVVGGSVPHQFIPSVEKGVRAQLKRGLLDGHPVVDVRVTLVDGKAHSVDSSDAAFQTAGALALREAAAASRITLLEPLDTVDITLPDEHLGTVLGDLSSRRGRVLGTESGEGGRTVIHTEIPAAELLRYAIDLRSLTSGTATFTRHHARFEPLPEGAAVPT, from the coding sequence ATGGCCGACAAGCAGAACAGGAGTACCGACACCGGGGCCGCCGTCGCTGTGGACGACCCCGCCAAGGTCCGCAACGTCGTGCTCGTGGGCCCCTCCGGGTCCGGGAAGACCACTCTCACCGAAGCGCTGCTCGCCGCGTCCGGCACCGTCCCGCGCGCCGGCTCGGTCGTCGAGGGCACCACGGTGTGCGACCACGACCCGGCCGCGGTTCGCCAGCAGCGCTCGGTCGGGCTGTCCGTGGCACCCGTGATGCACCAGGGCCACAAGATCAACCTCATCGACACGCCCGGGTACGCCGACTTCGTGGGCGAACTGCGCGCCGGGCTGCGGGCGGCCGACGCCGCCCTGTTCGTGGTCTGCGCCGCCGAAGGGGTGGATGCCGCGACCGTGGCCGTGTGGGACGAGTGCGCCTCCGTCGGGATGCCCCGGGCCGTGGTCGTCTCGCGGCTCGACCACCACCGCGCCGATGCGCTCGCCGAGATCGCCGCGTGCCAGGCCGCGTTCGGCGCCGGTGTGCTGCCGCTGTACCTGCCCGCTAGCGAAGGGCTGGTCGGGCTCATCACCCAGCGCTACTTCGACTACTCGGCCGGCTATCCGCCGCGCGTCGGCGAGCCGGACCCGGCCGACCTCGACGGGCTCACCGAGGCCCGCAACGAGCTCATCGAAGGGATCATCGCCGAGAGCGAAGACGAGACCCTGATGGAGCGCTACCTCGGCGGCGAGGAGATCTCCGAGGAGACGCTCATCGCCGACCTCGAGACGGCCGTGGCGCGCGGGTCGTTCCACCCCGTGATCCCGGTGTGCGCCACGAGCGGGATCGGGCTGGCCGAGGTGCTCGACGGGATCGTCCGCGCGTTCCCGTCGCCGCTCGAGCACACCCCGCCCGGGGTCACCACGCCCGACGGCGGCGAGCACGGCGCCCTGACGGCCGACCCGGGCGGTCCGCTCGCCGCGGAGGTCGTGCGCACGGCGGTCGACTCGTACGTCGGCCGGGTGTCGCTGGTTCGGGTGTTCTCGGGGACGCTGCGGCCGGAGAACGCCGTGCACGTGTCGGGCCACGGCCTGGCCGAGCGCGGCCACGAGGACCACGACGCCGACGAGCGCGTCGCGCACCTGTACTCCCCGCTCGGCTCGTCGCTGCGCGAAGTGCCGTTTTGCGTCGCGGGCGACCTGTGCGCGCTGACGAAGGTCGGTTCGGCCGAGACGGGCGACACCGTCTCCTCGCCGGACGACCCGCTGGTGATGAAACCGTGGCGCATGCCCGAACCGCTGCTGCCGGTCGCCATCGTCGCGAAGACCCGCAGCGACGAGGACACGTTGTCGCGCAACCTTTCCCGCCTCGTCGCGGGCGACCCGACGCTGCGGCTGGACCGCAACGCCGAAACGGGCCAGCTCGTGCTGTGGTGCATGGGCGAGGCGCACGCCGACGTGGTGCTCTCGCGCCTGCGCGCCGGCGGCGCGGAGGTCGACACCGAACCCGTGCGGATCAGCCTGCGCTCCACGTTCGCCAAGCCCGCCCGCGGTCACGGCCGGCACGTGAAGCAGTCCGGCGGCCACGGCCAGTTCGCCGTCTGCGACATCGAAGTCGAGCCCCTGCCCCGCGGCGGCGGCTTCGAGTTCGTCGACAAGGTCGTCGGCGGGTCGGTGCCGCACCAGTTCATCCCGAGTGTGGAGAAGGGCGTCCGCGCGCAGCTGAAGCGGGGGCTGCTCGACGGCCACCCGGTCGTCGACGTGCGCGTGACGCTCGTGGACGGCAAGGCGCACAGCGTCGATTCCTCCGACGCCGCGTTCCAGACCGCGGGCGCGCTCGCCCTGCGCGAAGCCGCGGCGGCCAGCCGCATCACCCTGCTGGAACCCTTGGACACCGTCGACATCACCCTGCCGGACGAGCACCTCGGCACCGTGCTCGGCGACCTGTCCTCCCGCCGCGGCCGCGTCCTCGGCACCGAATCCGGCGAAGGTGGCCGCACGGTCATCCACACCGAGATCCCCGCCGCGGAACTGCTCCGCTACGCCATCGACCTGCGTTCGCTGACGTCCGGCACCGCCACCTTCACCAGGCACCACGCCCGCTTCGAACCCCTACCGGAAGGCGCCGCCGTCCCCACTTAA
- a CDS encoding ArsR family transcriptional regulator translates to MLDLAWSVDELARTRLAFSPLWEIVASVRVLARPGEHALHLPWMRQASAALADAEIDVAPLADLVAGRSVPRFFAPAPSSPMPRPADELADLRDVSPRAVRREIESMDPTRPASLTRLHRDPEAGPTGSPASWSGTGRSRWRPCGRACAPCSWATCCTARGCWPPARSTTCSSTSAPAVHWAERALTVARRRIPATGAPHGRGLVLAPSVFVWPRVVSRTHAGRQPVLRYPARGIAGLWETGGTRSSPALRGVLGRSRSALLASLATPADAGDLVRRTGLKPCVVAKHLQLLQAAGLVTVADDGVCSRTLAADAVVTAVDE, encoded by the coding sequence GTGCTGGATCTGGCGTGGTCGGTGGATGAACTCGCGCGAACGAGACTCGCGTTTTCGCCGCTGTGGGAAATCGTCGCGAGCGTGCGCGTGCTGGCGCGGCCGGGGGAACACGCGTTGCACCTGCCGTGGATGCGCCAGGCCTCGGCGGCGCTGGCCGACGCGGAGATCGACGTGGCTCCGCTCGCCGATCTCGTCGCCGGCCGGTCCGTGCCGCGCTTCTTCGCGCCCGCGCCGAGCTCCCCGATGCCGCGGCCCGCGGACGAGCTCGCCGACCTGCGCGATGTATCGCCGCGCGCGGTGCGCCGGGAGATCGAGTCGATGGACCCGACACGTCCGGCCTCGCTCACGCGCCTGCACCGCGACCCGGAGGCCGGGCCGACCGGCTCGCCGGCCTCATGGAGCGGTACTGGGCGGTCGCGCTGGCGCCCGTGTGGCCGCGCATGCGCGCCCTGCTCGTGGGCGACGTGCTGCACCGCTCGCGGCTGCTGGCCGCCGGCGCGGTCGACGACCTGTTCCTCGACCTCGGCGCCCGCCGTGCACTGGGCCGAACGCGCCCTCACGGTGGCCCGGCGCCGGATCCCCGCGACGGGCGCGCCGCACGGGCGCGGGCTCGTGCTGGCGCCGTCGGTGTTCGTCTGGCCGCGGGTGGTTTCGCGCACCCACGCCGGTCGGCAGCCCGTGCTGCGCTACCCGGCCCGCGGCATCGCCGGGCTGTGGGAAACGGGCGGCACCAGGTCTTCGCCGGCCCTGCGCGGGGTGCTGGGCCGCAGTCGCAGCGCGCTGCTGGCCTCGCTCGCCACGCCGGCCGACGCCGGGGACCTGGTGCGCCGCACCGGACTGAAGCCGTGTGTCGTCGCGAAGCACTTGCAGCTGCTGCAGGCGGCGGGTCTCGTCACCGTCGCCGACGACGGGGTCTGCTCGCGCACCCTCGCCGCCGACGCCGTGGTCACCGCCGTGGACGAGTGA
- a CDS encoding AzlD domain-containing protein → MDAVELLVATVVLGAGTFAFRFAGPVLRKRVRLSARAQRLMALAAVVLLAALVATSAFTEGHAFAGFARPAGVLIGGVLAWRKAPFVAVVVAAAATAALLRLAGVP, encoded by the coding sequence ATGGACGCCGTCGAACTGCTGGTGGCCACTGTCGTCCTGGGGGCGGGCACGTTCGCGTTCCGCTTCGCCGGGCCGGTGCTGCGCAAGCGTGTGCGACTGTCCGCTCGGGCGCAGCGGTTGATGGCGCTCGCCGCGGTCGTGCTGCTCGCGGCGCTCGTCGCGACCAGCGCGTTCACCGAGGGCCACGCGTTCGCCGGGTTCGCCCGGCCCGCCGGGGTGCTGATCGGAGGCGTGCTGGCCTGGCGGAAGGCGCCGTTCGTCGCCGTCGTGGTGGCCGCGGCGGCGACCGCCGCGCTGCTGCGGCTCGCCGGCGTCCCGTGA
- a CDS encoding AzlC family ABC transporter permease has product MRSIWRTLDRGLARDIGLVCLADGLVGVSFGAIAVSSGFPLWAPMLLSLLVFAGASQFMLVGIIAGGGNPLAAVVAGLLVNARHLPFGFAVGDVFGSRWAARIAGSHLMIDESVAFALAQRDTERRRAAYWGCGIGLFVCWNAGVVLGAFAGTAISDTAAFGLDAAFPAVLLALVLPALRDRASRLPVLVGVVIALVATPFLPAGLPVLLALAGVLVGVAAKEPKRLERAH; this is encoded by the coding sequence ATGCGTTCGATTTGGCGAACACTCGACCGGGGCCTCGCCCGGGACATCGGACTCGTCTGCCTGGCCGACGGCCTCGTGGGCGTGTCATTCGGCGCCATCGCCGTGAGCTCGGGCTTCCCGCTGTGGGCCCCGATGCTGCTGTCGCTGCTGGTCTTCGCCGGTGCGTCGCAGTTCATGCTGGTCGGCATCATCGCCGGCGGCGGCAACCCGCTGGCCGCGGTCGTGGCCGGCCTGCTGGTGAACGCGCGGCACCTGCCGTTCGGCTTCGCGGTCGGCGACGTGTTCGGCTCGCGGTGGGCGGCGCGGATCGCCGGCAGCCACCTGATGATCGACGAGTCCGTCGCGTTCGCCCTGGCCCAGCGCGACACCGAACGCCGCCGCGCTGCGTACTGGGGCTGCGGAATCGGCCTGTTCGTGTGCTGGAACGCCGGTGTGGTGCTCGGCGCGTTCGCCGGTACGGCGATCAGCGACACGGCCGCGTTCGGCCTGGACGCGGCGTTCCCGGCGGTGCTGCTGGCCCTCGTGCTGCCCGCGCTGCGCGATCGCGCTTCGCGGCTGCCGGTGCTCGTGGGTGTGGTGATCGCGCTGGTGGCCACACCGTTCCTGCCCGCCGGGCTGCCGGTGCTGCTGGCCCTGGCCGGCGTGCTCGTCGGCGTCGCGGCGAAGGAACCGAAGCGCCTGGAGAGAGCGCACTGA
- a CDS encoding helix-turn-helix domain-containing protein, producing MSQDNGGAPLEIIAASLRRERARAGLSLTEVARRAGLAKSTLSQLESGSGNPSVETLWALGVALDVPFSRLVEPDRPQVRVIRAGKGPTVFAEHADYACTLLSACPPSARRDMYVIRAEPGTPRRSDPHMNGVVEHIVICAGRARVGVTDDPVELLPGDYISYPGDVPHLFEALEPGTFGVEISEYS from the coding sequence ATGTCGCAGGACAACGGCGGCGCGCCGCTGGAGATCATCGCCGCGTCGCTGCGGCGCGAACGCGCGCGGGCGGGGCTGTCGCTCACCGAGGTCGCGCGGCGCGCCGGCCTGGCGAAATCCACGTTGTCGCAGCTGGAGTCCGGTTCGGGCAACCCGAGCGTGGAGACGCTGTGGGCGCTCGGGGTGGCGCTCGACGTGCCGTTCTCCCGGCTCGTGGAGCCCGACCGGCCCCAGGTCCGCGTGATCCGCGCCGGCAAGGGGCCGACGGTGTTCGCCGAGCACGCCGACTACGCGTGCACGCTGCTTTCGGCGTGCCCGCCCTCCGCGCGCCGGGACATGTACGTGATCCGCGCGGAGCCGGGCACCCCGCGGCGGTCGGACCCGCACATGAACGGCGTGGTCGAGCACATCGTGATCTGCGCCGGGCGGGCCCGCGTCGGCGTGACCGACGACCCGGTCGAGCTGCTGCCCGGCGACTACATCTCCTACCCGGGGGACGTGCCCCACCTGTTCGAGGCGCTGGAACCCGGCACGTTCGGGGTGGAGATCTCCGAATACTCCTGA
- the pdxS gene encoding pyridoxal 5'-phosphate synthase lyase subunit PdxS: protein MAEMLKGGVIMDVVTAEQAKIAEDAGAVAVMALERVPADIRAQGGVARMSDPDLIDGIIEAVSIPVMAKARIGHFVEAQVLQALGVDYIDESEVLTPADYANHIDKWAFTVPFVCGATNLGEALRRITEGAAMIRSKGEAGTGDVSNATTHMRKIRGEIRRLQSLPEDELFVAAKELQAPYELVKEVAEAGKLPVVLFTAGGIATPADAAMMMQLGAEGVFVGSGIFKSGNPAQRAEAIVKATTFYDDPDVLAKVSRGLGEAMVGINVEELPEPHRLAERGW, encoded by the coding sequence ATGGCCGAGATGCTCAAGGGCGGGGTGATCATGGACGTGGTCACCGCCGAGCAGGCGAAGATCGCCGAGGACGCCGGCGCCGTCGCGGTGATGGCGCTCGAGCGGGTGCCCGCCGACATCCGCGCGCAGGGCGGCGTGGCACGCATGAGCGACCCCGACCTGATCGACGGCATCATCGAGGCCGTTTCGATCCCCGTGATGGCGAAGGCCCGCATCGGCCACTTCGTCGAGGCGCAGGTGCTGCAGGCGCTCGGCGTCGACTACATCGACGAATCCGAGGTGCTCACCCCGGCCGACTACGCCAACCACATCGACAAGTGGGCGTTCACCGTGCCGTTCGTGTGCGGCGCGACCAACCTGGGCGAGGCGCTGCGCCGCATCACCGAGGGCGCCGCGATGATCCGCTCCAAGGGCGAGGCCGGCACCGGCGACGTCTCCAACGCCACCACCCACATGCGCAAGATCCGCGGCGAGATCCGCCGGCTGCAGTCGCTGCCCGAGGACGAGCTGTTCGTGGCTGCGAAGGAACTGCAGGCACCGTACGAGCTGGTCAAGGAGGTCGCCGAGGCCGGCAAGCTGCCGGTGGTGCTGTTCACCGCGGGCGGCATCGCCACCCCGGCCGACGCGGCGATGATGATGCAGCTGGGCGCCGAGGGCGTGTTCGTCGGCTCGGGCATCTTCAAGTCCGGCAACCCCGCGCAGCGCGCCGAGGCCATCGTCAAGGCGACGACGTTCTACGACGACCCGGACGTGCTGGCCAAGGTGTCGCGTGGCCTGGGCGAGGCGATGGTCGGCATCAACGTCGAGGAGCTGCCGGAGCCGCACCGCCTCGCCGAGCGCGGCTGGTGA
- the pdxT gene encoding pyridoxal 5'-phosphate synthase glutaminase subunit PdxT produces MVTASGARPTVGVLALQGAVREHVAMLERAGAHAVPVRREAELSGVDGLVLPGGESTTMSRLLESFELLEPVRARIAGGMPAFGSCAGMILLARQVLDGRPDQQQLGGLDVVVRRNAFGRQVDSFEVDLDFAGVCDGPVHAVFIRAPWVEKAGAGVEVLATVPPAVVPEDPALGEPEARIVAVRQGAVLATAFHPEITGDERVHRLFVELVREA; encoded by the coding sequence GTGGTGACAGCTTCGGGAGCGCGGCCGACGGTCGGCGTGCTCGCCCTGCAGGGTGCCGTGCGCGAGCACGTCGCGATGCTGGAGCGCGCGGGTGCCCACGCGGTGCCGGTGCGGCGCGAGGCGGAACTGTCCGGAGTGGACGGCCTGGTGCTCCCCGGCGGGGAGTCGACCACCATGTCGCGGCTGCTGGAGAGCTTCGAGCTGCTCGAGCCGGTGCGCGCGCGGATCGCCGGCGGCATGCCGGCCTTCGGCTCGTGCGCCGGGATGATCCTGCTGGCCCGCCAGGTGCTCGACGGGCGCCCGGACCAGCAGCAGCTCGGCGGGCTCGACGTGGTCGTCCGGCGCAACGCGTTCGGCCGGCAGGTGGACTCGTTCGAGGTGGACCTCGACTTCGCCGGCGTCTGTGACGGGCCTGTGCACGCCGTGTTCATCCGGGCCCCGTGGGTCGAGAAAGCGGGCGCGGGGGTCGAGGTGCTGGCCACCGTGCCGCCGGCGGTCGTGCCCGAAGATCCGGCGCTGGGCGAGCCCGAGGCTAGGATCGTCGCCGTCCGGCAGGGGGCGGTGCTGGCCACGGCGTTCCACCCCGAGATCACCGGGGACGAGCGGGTGCACCGGTTGTTCGTCGAGCTCGTGCGAGAAGCCTGA
- a CDS encoding YebC/PmpR family DNA-binding transcriptional regulator: MSGHSKWATTKHKKANLDAKRGKLFARLIKNIEVAARTGTGGGDPDGNPTLYDAIQKAKKNSVPQDNIERARKRGAGEEAGGADWQNITYEGYGPNGVAVLIECLTDNKNRAAMEVRTALTRNGGSLADPGSVAYMFNRKGVVIMPKAEATEDDVLMAVLDAGAEEVNDLDESFEIVSEGGDLVPVRKALQEAGFEYESAELTFLPTVSVPLDVDGAKKVFKLIDALEDCDDVQNVYANFDVSDEVMASVD; encoded by the coding sequence ATGAGCGGCCACTCCAAGTGGGCCACGACGAAGCACAAGAAGGCCAACCTCGACGCGAAGCGGGGCAAGCTCTTCGCCCGGCTGATCAAGAACATCGAGGTGGCGGCCCGGACCGGCACCGGTGGTGGTGACCCCGACGGCAACCCCACGCTCTACGACGCCATCCAGAAGGCGAAGAAGAACTCGGTCCCGCAGGACAACATCGAGCGCGCGCGCAAGCGCGGCGCCGGTGAAGAGGCCGGGGGCGCCGACTGGCAGAACATCACGTACGAGGGTTACGGCCCCAACGGCGTCGCGGTGCTGATCGAGTGCCTCACGGACAACAAGAACCGCGCCGCGATGGAGGTGCGGACCGCGCTCACGCGCAACGGCGGTTCGCTCGCCGACCCCGGCTCGGTCGCTTACATGTTCAACCGCAAGGGCGTCGTGATCATGCCGAAGGCCGAGGCGACCGAGGACGACGTGCTCATGGCCGTGCTCGACGCGGGGGCCGAGGAGGTCAACGACCTCGACGAGAGCTTCGAGATCGTCTCCGAGGGCGGCGACCTCGTGCCGGTGCGCAAGGCGCTGCAGGAAGCGGGGTTCGAGTACGAGTCGGCGGAACTGACCTTCCTGCCCACCGTCAGCGTCCCGCTCGACGTGGACGGCGCGAAGAAGGTCTTCAAGCTGATCGACGCGCTCGAGGACTGCGACGACGTGCAGAACGTCTACGCCAATTTCGACGTCTCCGACGAGGTCATGGCTTCGGTCGACTGA